The Doryrhamphus excisus isolate RoL2022-K1 chromosome 22, RoL_Dexc_1.0, whole genome shotgun sequence genome segment GCTGTAATGCcgcttaaaatattttttacgcCAAATGACTCCTCTCTCCGGGGTACtcagtaaaaaaatacttaatattTCTTAGCGTTTATTGTCTAAATTAAGAACACGTGTTAAATCGTTGCGGTGTACTAAAGAATCCATCTTATATCTTAAAAAAAGAATCGAGCTGACCTGCGCTGCGAATGCCTCCATCGTTGCCTAGCCTAGCGAACTTAGCTAAAATGGCTACCTCAGTAAAGTGTAGCGAGAGAAATATTGAGTCTTACCTTCCAACAGACGCTGAATGATGGAGTCGATGTTCAGTTTGTCGGCTTCTGCCATCTTATCCCTCGACTCTCGTCGTCTTTGTTACAAATACCTACGACTCAAGGGAGGAGTAAGCGATAGCGGGATCCTGAGTAACAGTTAGCTAAACTAGTTTAGCGATAGCACTTAATCGGCtatcagctagctagctaaccttGGGAAATAATGGGCAACACAAATGGCCGTCGACTTGCGTTGGTCAATACGTAATAGCTGACACTTGCTTAAAAAATTCGCTTAAGTCAGCTATTTCCCATTAAATATCAGAATTCAATTTGAATTGTCGATGATTGTCGTTGTTCCTGTCGTAGCTGCTTCGCACCACGCCATCGACAAAAAAAGAAGACTGAATGAACGTTAGCCCGAAAGGGGTTGGGCGGAAGTGGCGGCACACAATCGTGCTCAGCTATTGGTCAGTTTTATGAGTAGGCGGGATTAACGAATTCAACATTTTTGCTACCAAATTCATATGAAATTAATTACgaattaaaatgacaaacatcCACCGAGCCACCCTTCCATTTGTTAGTTTTACATTGGCAGCTTTGGTatgttctttctttgttttgtatGTCGTCCTTGTACAGTAACACAACACAAATGAGGCACAAAGAATGGAAAGAATTTATGACCCATGTTAGCGTGACGCAATGGTCCACGTTTCATAATACAAGTGCGCTTGTCTGTACTTGTGGACGAGTGTCACGTCATCCATAGTTGTTTCAAAGGGCGTGAAATTTGTCCATGTCAATAAAGtttaataaaccaaaaaaatgcacactCAAATACCCGGATGTATACTTGCGCCACCCATTTCATTTATGGTTTTCACTTGATAGTACAGTATACGTTACAGCtagtgtgtgacgtcacaacaGACCGCGCTTCTCTTTTTTGTTCCTGTTTGGACTTAGCGTCCGTTCATTTTCACAAGattatttaaatgatttaatCATGACGCCGGGTGCGGAGTAGATCCTTGTTTATTCCCGCGTGTATAACACAACAAACAATGAAGCTGCTTCACAGAGACATTGAAAAAGACAACACCGGGTGAGTAACCGAAGTTAGCGAGCTAGCATACTGTACCTAGCTATCCTAGCTAGCATGCGTGCTATTTTCTACAGCTGATTCCCCCTCCACGTGTCACGTATTAGCATCTTTGTTGACATTTGACACTAGCACGCGGggacatgtttatttatatgaacAATACCAGGTTCTTGAACGTCTAATGTATACTACTACAAATAGTACTGAACTGCTTGATGAGTGATGGTTTTACAGGTTAAATATTATGACGTCATTGCTTTCCTGTCCATCAGTCAGGTGACTCTGATGCCAGAGGAAGCAGAGGACATGTGGCACACCTACAACCTGCTGCAAGAGGGTGACAGCTTGAGGGCCTCCACTATAAGGTACCctgacaacaataataacaattttcCTGCGCTGTAACCGGGGTTTGACAgttttattcacttcctgtaattcatatgtgattttttttaataccttaagacagtgtttttcaaccttttttgagccacggcacgttttttacgttggaaaaattttgcggcacaccaataaccaacattatttgcttctttcagttttttcctgattacggatccttttgatccgcatactaatttaaccaacaacgttacaacatgtcaccactacctctcaagtgcatcactaagtctattagaggaacgaggcaatcagctacgtgttgccacatggatgaatattacattgctctgacagtctttacaccaatgacacgcgacgatgacataatatttgcagaaaattattaatatatattaatttaaaaaagtgatattgaataattcctcacggcacacttgtgtgctgctgcacagttgttgaaaatcactgccataagagttttttttgtcctttttaatGACAGAAAAGTACAGACCGAATCCACTACCGGAAGCGTGGGTAGCTCCAGAGTTCGGACAACTTTAACTTTATGCGTGGAGACGATCGACTTCGATACGCAGGCCTGCCAGCTGAGAGTCAAAGGGACCAACATCGAAGAGAACCAGTATGTCAAGGTGTGTATTTAGCTACTATAATGGAAGAGTGAAGGCTTTTAGTTACCTCTATAAGTCAATTGGGACATGACAACATGGTAAACATGGTAGTGTGTTGGAGAGGCATCATTGTGACAATGTGTTTACATCAGATGTGCTAAATACGCAGTTAAACATCACCACAAAGTATAACCACAGTAACGAACAATGTTAAGAAGTAGAATGCAGTGATAGTGATTGCATTtgagctgtcaggctgtacaacaagcactgctcccaatagattttacattcagtatagttactccagactccattcactgtgcaatatcatcaacctccacgtgcaatattaaggctctaaatgcaatatatttacTTCTATGTGAAATATTTCTTtcatgcctcatattaactcactagcaagattgactggtcatatatctcatctcgtttcatattatatgcatactgtattgtatataacccTGGGGAAAactgttaattttgttaatactttgtTAACAAAAgtatgtttatattgtttatttttctatattgtgtattttgtactgcttaactcagtgtttttcaaccttttttgagccacggcacattttttacattggaaaaatcttgtggcacactaCTAACCAAAAACGTTACAAAATGTcgccacgacctcacacgtgcatcaataagtctatcagaggaacaagctaggtgttgccacacggaccaatattactttgctctgccagtctttacaccacagacactccacagtagccacgtttttacataaaatagtcaatggggcatgcccagtaaaacgtaaacatcaacatcacgtgataccggcttccccaagtttttctttcacttgttggaataactccgtattgccagtttttcatctgtccagtcttgaaatttagtttgaatccaaaacaaactttgcttagtccagtgccgattgctggcctccatttttaaaagtgaagaacgtctggatctgcgtgttacgtcatatctgagcatgcgctgaaagaacgcacccgggttaaagttaaacaggaaaagatcaaattcaatcttgctaatattttataattaaactcaggacatgttttatatagatatgtattttcttttttaataaaactggacttgtgaatggcgtatagaagggtttagattctgttccacagatggcgctaatacacaccaaagctgcttgccaaccgccaataaaccctgacaccctgacaactttccgtttgagcgggtacaagatacctcaatcggattggttaaagcaggggtgggcaaactttttgactcgcgggccgcattgatttaacaaaattgatggggggccagactatatattttacacataacagtccacctggaattattgtatctgtaaaagtgtcatgcagtctgctatatgtgcctgtgtcccttttttcagcaGACTACATTAAATAACGAAATCATCAAAacgttggctcaagccatgatgccaggttgtatgttaagtttaaatgaaatactttagaaAAAACgtgcgggccgtattcaaacatttggcaggccacatgtggcccccgggccgtactttgcccaaccctgggttaaaggaatattccatcccctgttcaattctttccgtttgagcaaataaaccaaagtgaattggaatatttgggtccatgtatactattgacataatggctattgacataatatatgcaaatgatgattaataaatgttaattataaaaagtgacaatggataattcctcacggcacacctgacggtttctcaaggtacactagtgcgccgcggcacagtggttgaaaatcactggcttAACTGATtctactcttgctgctgtgcaatgcaaatttccccactgagggacgaataacggcatatcttatctttatCGTATCTTATCTTCACTCATCAGATGGGGGCATACCACACGATTGAGCTGGAGCTCAACAGGAAGTTTACTCTTGCGAAAAAGAGCTGGGACAGTGTCATCCTAGCCAGAATTGGTAAGCAAAATTCACCAAATTCATGTCAGCTATGTTATTGGAGTATATTCACAATTGTATATGTAAatatcagtgcttctcaaattgtttattatatctttcctatggcggcacggtggtctagtggttagagaccagggttcaattccaccctcggccatctctgtgtggagtttgcatgttctccccgtgcatgcgtgggttttctccgggtactccggtttcctcccacattccaaaaacatgctaggttaattggcgactccaaattgtccataggtatgaatgtgagtgtgaatggttgtttgtctatatgtgccctgtgattggctggccaccagtccagggtgtaccctgcctgttgtccgaagacagctgggataggctccagcacccccgcgacccttgtgaggaaaaagtggtagaaaatgaatgaatgaatgaatatttcctatggtggcacggtggtctagtggttagagaccagggttcaattccaccctcggccatctctgtgtggagtttgcatgttctccccgtgcatgcgtgggttttctccgggtactccggtttcctcccacattccaaaaacatgctaggttaattagcgactccaaattgtccataggtatgaatgtgagtgtgaatggttgtttgtctatatgtgccctgtgattggctggctggccaccagtccagagtgtaccccgcctcttgcccgaagacagctgggataggctccagcacgccccgcgaccctcgtgaggaaaaagcggtagaaaatgaaatgaatctTTCCTATGACCGTTCCATTGACCGTTGTTTCAACTGTGCTGCAGATGAAGCATGTGATGCGACACAGAAGGCAGATGTGGCAGCGGTGGTGATGCAGGAAGGTCTCGCCAACCTGGTGCTGGTGACCCCAGCCATGACGCTGCTGCGTGCTAAAGTGGAGCTCACCATTCCCCGCAAGAGAAGGGGAAGCTGCACGCAACATGAGAAGGTAGGTCCCGTAGCCACTTGGATAGAATTCATTTTCGAGGACTGTCAGATTTGAGTAAATTGTCTCCACGCAGGCTCTGGAGAGGTTCTACGAAGCTGTCATGCAGGCTATTTTACGTCACATTAATTTTGATGGTGAGATTATACTGGATCATACTTCGGCCATCTTGTCATCTTCAtgcaatattattgtatttctcAGTGGTCAAGTGCATCCTGGTGGCTAGTCCTGGCTTTGTGAAGGACCAGTTCATGACGTACCTTTTTAAAGAGGCAGTGCGACAAGACAACAAGTTGCTGCTGGAGAACCGACCCAAATTCATGCTGGTCCACGCGTCGTCTGGTCACAAGTACTCGCTTAAAGGTACAACAGGGTGGATGGTTATTTGACAGTACCTTACATTACATGGTAATAGCTAATGGGGTGTTGTTGGCTGTACTAAAGTGATTGGACCATTgccagttcattcattttctaccgcttatcctcacaacaccctggactggtggccagccaatcacagggcacatatagacaaacaaccattcacactcacattcatacctatggacaatttggagtcgccaattaacctagcatgtttttggaatgtgggaggaaaccggagtaccccgagaaaatccacgcatgcacggggtgaacatgcaaactccacacagagatagccgagggcgggattgaactcgggtctcctagctgtgaggtttgcgcgctaaccagttgtccgccatgcagcccaaattatcattcattcattttcaaccgcttatcctcacgagggtcgcgggggtgctggagcctatcccagctgtcttcaggcgagaggcggggtacaccctggactggtggccagccagccaatcacagggcacatatagacaaacaaccattcacactcacattcatacctatggacaatttggagtcgccaattaacctagcatgtttttggaatgtgggaggaaaccggaatacctggagaaacgcacggggagaacatgcaaactccacacagagatggctgagggcgcgattgaactcgggtctcctagctgtgaggtctgcgcgctaaacacttttccgccgtgcagcccaaattatcaaatgtttaaaaaaaaatgtaagtatgtaaatatttaacatatttaagaCACAATGAAAAGTATCtcagtaaaatgtttttttttaaattacttgtatcttaaaaaaaaacgaaaaaattaTGTTCAAATCTattgttttcattaaaattttcttttatGGTTTATATTTTCCCTGCAGTTGTAGCATAACAtcttattaatatttttcagaAATCCTGTCAGACCCCACAGTAACGAGCAGACTGTCTGATACCAAAGCTGCAGGAGAGGTGAAAGCCCTGGAGGACTTCTACAAGATGCTCCAGCATGAACCTGACAGAGCTTTTTATgggtaaaacaacaaaatattcacGTTAACCTGCATTCACTCATGTAATCAACTTTTATCAactactttttattttcattttttacaggCTAGTTCATGTGGAGAAGGCTGCAGACGCCCTCGCTGTCGATACTTTAATGATCAGCGACAAGCTATTCAGGTACGTAACACGCAGTACAAGTCTTTACGTGATAGAACGTCCGCAATGTACAGTTTCTGTTGTCGTCGCAGGCATCAGGATGTCCCTACCAGGGCTCGCTACGTCCGCTTGGTGGACAAAGTGAGAGACAATGGCGGCAATGTCAGGTAATAATGCAGGCCAATTTTGAGCTAGTACAGTATTTTCCTGATGCAAAAAGATTGGACAAATGttggtttctttctttttcatgcAGAATATTCTCCAGCCTTCACGTCTCTGGTGAACGTAAGTCATTTAGAATAATAAGCATTCTACATATTCACttgtttatgtattatttggCACTATATAAATGGATTTTGACTAATACAAGAGGCCGTAGTCAAACACTAAACATCGAGCATTCATGCACAACTGTACACACgtttgtcatattttaacatgagttttgttccatgttttttttttagaactgaCTCAGCTGAGCGGCGTGGCGGCCATCTTGCGCTTCCCTATTGCCGACTTTTCAGAGGGAGAAGAAAGCAGCTCAGATGAAGATTGATGATAGAACTGTTGCTAattaaaagaggaaaaactctaCCGACTGTGTATTGCTGTCATACTAGTGAAATTTAGAATTCTCATCTTTATCCGTTAAATTAGCGTGAGGTTGTGTGTATGAgggtacatatacagtacatattaagAGTGCAACAATACACAAAATTCACGGTTCGGATCGATACTTTTAAATTTCGAAATTTATagaatttggtaatggtttaatttcatttgaacatgcatcagattacaattgaatgcatcacataataagttcacagttccacatgtccaaaatgagtaggaagaagcaaagcttattaaatcctacccctccatctggtacttttacaatcagtaactgttacatttgttcacttcctgctttcctaatagtttttttttattttaaatttacatttttaaatttatttttgtcacataccgaagtacgaggtgacttATCTTTACTAAAAGTTGTTAGTATTAAGTCATTACCAAAGTACTCACGCTCAAGGGTtcaatttacaatcagtaactgttacatttgttcacttcctgctttcttaatatagtttagttttttttgtttttatttttaatttaaaaaacatttattgttttttttaatttaaaattttaaatgttaatttttttttttattttaaatttttattttatttttttaaatttttagtcacgtaccgaagtacgaggtgatattgaagatgaactatatcagcaagttgaagtatttgtgattttagaaatatgttctctgtaggcggcattatgaattatccttactaatGGAGCATGAAGACGATGCATTCAGGGGCTTACAAatcttacaatcagtaactgttaatttgttcacttcctgctttcctagtccaaaaaaatgcatattaagCAAATGTGTCTTGGCCTAAATTTAGCATCCAAATGttccaaatgaaataaactaaacaCGAGGTGTCACTAGTACCACGCATCAGACTTCATCGCCAACGACAGcagtttattttataatattttatctcACAACAATACAGTAAGTCATCATGACAcatttcctgtcatttattgaaatgcaaacacaagtcttaaattgcttgcatCTAATATATTAGGTAATAAAAAgggactatagggatgttatttcatgtatgggGGCTTTAATGGTAAAAATGTTATTCAGGAAGTCCAACggtttgcttttatagttattaccccatatttttCACCTTAAAAGTACAGTTCTGCTGCATACAACAAGAACCTTAAGCAAGACCCAAACACGCACCatgtaatataaaaattaattaatcagatGAAGATCCAAGTGGTGCGTTCTTAGTAGCGGAGTAATTGTAAAGCATTAAAAACTTACAAAATGAATGCTACACCATATCCATTGTCTGGGGGTACATTACAAGACAGGTGGTTAAAAGTAGCTATCGCTCGGTCGGTGTTAAAGGCTGTCTAAATGACCCCGgtatagtttatttttgtccATTTCCAGGTGTTTTCAGCGTAAATACGTTGTCGAGTTTGATGCATTTCCACCGACGGAGTTTAGCATTGTGTGACGcttgggacatttttttttctttttaatccaCCTTGCTCATGAGCaacatttaatccaaaactgCCCCCAAACACCAAATCTAAAGAATTGTGGTTGAGCAACATCAGGAAAGGTATTAGCCATGTTTTAATGAGGTACATTGCACGTGGCTATGACGGTAGGAGGCGGAGCTCAGTGGCTCTGCTTGACAATGCGACCTAAGCCAGAGTAGTCAATTGCAGATACACTGAGCTTTCGGCACAGAGCGAAGTTGAGTATTGTTCGATACCGGGGcgatgaaaagaaaatgaatgaataaataaataaataaaaaaaaaataaatataaattaaaacaaaataaaactaaaccaaactaaattaaattaaactaaactatatcaggaaagcaggaagtgaacaaatgtaacagttactgattgtaaattgaACCCTCAAGAGCGAGTACTTTGGTAATGACTTAATACTAACAACTTTTAGTAAAGATaagtcacctcgtacttcgatatgtgacaaaaataaatcaaaaatttaaaaaaaaaattaaaaaaacaaacttaggaaagcaggaagtgaacaaatgtaaccgttactgattgtaaattgaACACTCGAGAGTGAGTACTTTGGTAATGACTTAATACTAACAACTTTTAGTAGAGATaagtcacctcgtactttgatatgtgacaaaaaataaataaataaataaaaacatttaaaaacaaacttaggaaagcaggaagtgaacaaatgtaaccgttactgataGTAAATTGAACCCTTGAGCATGAGTACTTTGGTAATGACTTAATACTAACAACATTTAGTAAAGATaagtcacctcgtacttcggtacgtgacaaaaataaattaaaaaaataatttaaaaataaaaaatatatattaggaaagcaggaagtgaacaaatgtaacagttactgattgtgaaagtaccagatggaggggtaggatttaataagctttgcttcttcctactccttttggacatgtggaattgtgaactgattgtgatgcattcaattgtaatctgatgcatgttaaaccattaccatagctCAATGCAGATCCACGTATTGTTGCacccattttgtgtgtgtgtaataaaaCAGTTTTATGTTGTAGCAATCATTTGCTTTCTCAGGACCTAATATGCATGTTATGGAAATTGTGAGGAATTAATTTTGGGGAAGTCAAATGTGTTTAAGAAGTGTAAAATAAGCCAATACCACACTGGAATtagatgtaaaaatatattatttatgctattcaaaataaaacttaaacatGGTCACGCAGATTTAACACTAAGTTGTCCCTTTTTGCCACCAGGGCAAAGTGCATTTTAATAAATAGTCTCCATCAATTCATTTAATGCTAAAAACAGGTTCACTGAGTAGGACACTGGTAGTTCTTAACCCAGGTCAGATCCTCCAGAGTCCCCCAGTGCAGGTAAACGATGCCACAAATAACCATGACATGCATTATCTGGTGGCTGTTCCCCCAGTTGTCAAACAGACCTGGACTGAAGCGTTCGGGTATCTGGATTACATTGACTAGACCCCCCAGGACAGCTAGAGTGTCCATGATGACAAAGAGCCTCAGAGAGTTGGGGCTGCCCACTCCACTGCCGTAGACCCGGAACAGGAAGAGGCTGAAACGGAACAGGACCTGCCACACGAAGGCCCGCAGACGCAGGATATTTGTGCGGGCGGTGGTGGCGCAGTAGATGCTGTAGGCTGACAGGAAGACGTAGGTCAACATGGCGACCTGCCGTACGGTCGGGAAGCAGAGGAGCGTGATGTGGATGATTGGAAGAGCACCTAATGATAAAAACAGTTTCATAATTGGCTGGGAGAAATCACATGATCCATCATATTTGAGGTCCATTAAGATTAACCAAGATTAACCCCCCCCCACTTACCTAAACTGTTCACCAAGCAGACCCCAAACATGTCCAGCGACAGCAAGGCGTCATACACGTGCTCCCCACCCACATGATTCATGAACACGTGGTACACCACAGAACCCACAGTGGGACTTAAGCAGGCCAGGTAGTGGACCACACCAATCCAGATACTGTCAACATCTCTCCATGGGATGCTGAAGGGTAGCAGtaccaggaagaggaagaaggggaTACCTGGAGAAGTTCAGAAGATTGGTGATCATTTGTTTGGATTGCATTGGAACCAAGACGGCACACATGAGTTAATACCCTTTTCATTCCTTGTAGTAAGAGTGTTAGAACTAATTAACTTAAGGGATGGTGAGggagaaaatggtaatggttttatttcatttgaacatgcatcagattacaattgaatgcatcacataatcagttcacagttccacatgtccaaaaggagtaggaagaagcaaagcttattaaatcctacccctccatctggtacttttacaatcagtaactgttacatttgttcactttctgctttcctaatagttttttaaattttggaattttttaaaatgtatttttgtcacatatttaAGTACGAGGTGACTTATCTTTACTAAAAGTTGTTAGTATTAAGTCATTACCAAAGTACTCGCGCTCGAAGGTtcaatttacaatcagtaactgttatatttgttcacttcctgctttcctaatatagtttgtttttttgttttttattttttgattaaaaaaaattgtttttatttaaaattatttttattttgaatttttattttttaatttttagtcacgtatcgaagtacgaggtgattgttgtaattttttttaatttttatttttaaattttacaatttgtcacataccgaagtacgaggtgacttATCTTTACTAAAAGTTGTTAGTATTAAGTCATTACCAAAGTACTCACACTCGAGGGTtcaatttacaatcagtaactgttttgttatttgttcacttcctgctttcctaatatagttttagtttttgtttttttttatttttaattaaaaaaatttaattgatttaattgtttgtatttaaaattttattatttattattattattattattatatattattatttattattattttaaatgttttattttaaatttttattttaattttttttaaatttttagtcgcgtaccaaagtacgaggtgatattgaagatgaactatatcagcaagttgaagtatttgtgattttagaaatgagttagtatgttctctgtaggcggtattatgaattatccttactaatAGAGCATGAAAACGATGCATTCAGGGGCTTACAAATGTTGGGATGCTTGGTACCTTAACATTACTTGCTGCAACCCAGAAAAGCAAATGGATTGCTAAAACTGAGCActctttaaaaaacacattaaattgCATCCCCTATTTTTGCTGATTGTGTAGTTAGATGTTAGATGTAGAAATTTCTCCAAATTAGCATTGCATTATAAAACATGAAGCCACTCAGTCAGCTGATAAAGACCCAATTAACAGCAGGATATTTCCAGGACAGGGATTCCCAGGGAGGATTACGGCTAATACCCCATATCCTCATTACACAGCTCTATCAAGTCAGCTTTCAAAATGGCCACAAGTGAGAGTACAAGCGGGCATGTGCAGCAAgttgggaaagaaaaaaaaaatgtatgcatgtttACAAAGAAAAAGTTCCTTACCATGAGTGTAGATGTTTCCCAGTTCATTGTGCATGTAAAACAGGCTCTGGAGACACTCCTGAGCAGTGGACATCGGACGGTAGCCCGTCAGGACATATTTGTTAAACTGAAGATGCGACGGGGTTTTGGTCAAGTCCAACAACCTCGGCCCTTTGCTAATCatcctaaaaaaataatagtggCCGAGTTCAACATCCTAAGAAAGGCCACAGAGTACCACAGTGAGGCGGGCGGAGACCTCCGCAACCGTCAGCCATCCCTCCCCAGGTAACTGCCGCAGGAAACAAGCAACCTGTAGCTCAACTGGTTGAGTGGCATGCTTGCAGTCCGACCAATCAGCACGCCCTTCTTACTCTTAAGGATAAAGCTGCGGTAATCCTGGAAAACTGCCATGCGCACTACCGCATCCGACTGGCGTCTTAGCAAATAAATCCATCACACCGTCTCAAATTGTATTATAactgatgtgtgtgtttcagaaTGGAGTTGCAGTGTGACTTTAGTCCATCAAATGCGGTACATTAGCGTGCTTTCCACCAGTAGGCATTTTCCTATGCAAAACAAGTTGCACAttagtagttttttttatatttatattatatttattaatattttattttatgtattaatattttattttatttatcaattttattttatttatttatattttattttattattttacactttagctactttt includes the following:
- the pelo gene encoding protein pelota homolog; this encodes MKLLHRDIEKDNTGQVTLMPEEAEDMWHTYNLLQEGDSLRASTIRKVQTESTTGSVGSSRVRTTLTLCVETIDFDTQACQLRVKGTNIEENQYVKMGAYHTIELELNRKFTLAKKSWDSVILARIDEACDATQKADVAAVVMQEGLANLVLVTPAMTLLRAKVELTIPRKRRGSCTQHEKALERFYEAVMQAILRHINFDVVKCILVASPGFVKDQFMTYLFKEAVRQDNKLLLENRPKFMLVHASSGHKYSLKEILSDPTVTSRLSDTKAAGEVKALEDFYKMLQHEPDRAFYGLVHVEKAADALAVDTLMISDKLFRHQDVPTRARYVRLVDKVRDNGGNVRIFSSLHVSGEQLTQLSGVAAILRFPIADFSEGEESSSDED
- the paqr4b gene encoding progestin and adipoQ receptor family member 4, producing the protein MISKGPRLLDLTKTPSHLQFNKYVLTGYRPMSTAQECLQSLFYMHNELGNIYTHGIPFFLFLVLLPFSIPWRDVDSIWIGVVHYLACLSPTVGSVVYHVFMNHVGGEHVYDALLSLDMFGVCLVNSLGALPIIHITLLCFPTVRQVAMLTYVFLSAYSIYCATTARTNILRLRAFVWQVLFRFSLFLFRVYGSGVGSPNSLRLFVIMDTLAVLGGLVNVIQIPERFSPGLFDNWGNSHQIMHVMVICGIVYLHWGTLEDLTWVKNYQCPTQ